CGAGCAACAACCGATCGAAGATCGCCGTCTTTCCGTCGGCAAACTGTAACTCGAATCCGCCATCCGTTCGTCGAACCGCATCGACCCCTTTCCTTCGAAACATTCGCACCCCGGCCGCTTTCGCCTCGTAGAGGAGGCAATCGATGACGGTTCCGGACGCGTCCGTCACCGGAAACATCCGGCCGTCCTCCTCTGTTTTCAGCCGGACTCCGCGGCGCTCGAACCAGGCCACGGTATCGCTCGCGGAAAAGCGGTGGAGCGGCGAGATCAGCGCGCGTTCGCCCCGTGGATAATTTTCGCTCATTGCGCGCGGCTCGAAGCAGGCATGGGTCACGTTGCAACGGCCCCCGCCGGAAATCCGAACCTTGGTCAGGAACTCCGAGCTACTCTCGTAGATCGAAACTTCATTCGCCGGGTTCGCCTCGGCGCAGGTAATCGCGGCGAAGAATCCTGCCGCGCCGCCACCGCCGATTGCGATCTTTGCGCCCACGACTTAAGCGACCTGGTGTCCCCGCGCGCGGAGACGCTTCCGAAGTTCCCGCGCATTCTTGATCGCGAAACCCTCGCGGTCGTTGTCGAAATAGATCCAGGCTTCACGCGCTCCGCTCGATTCAATTCGGGAAGCGCACTCGTCCAACTCCACGCCGGCATAGTCGTGCCGGTACCATCGACTCCGGCCGTGGAGCCGGGCATAGATGACGTCGCTCGTCCGGATAAGGTCGTCGGGCAATCGCGGGGCGCTGACCGCGCAAAAAATCAGGCCGCGCTCGCGGAACCGGCGATAGACGGCTTCGCGCCACCAACTCTTATGCCGAAATTCCACCGCGTTGCGATAGCGCGGGTCGAGCTGCCGCACAATGCTCGCCAGGCGCGACGCCGTGTAGCGGTAGCTCGGGGGAAATTGGAACAGGAAGCAGCCCAGCTTTTCCCCCAGGATTTTTTCGAGACCGCAAAATTCTTCCACCAGCATTCGGGTCCGCACCATCCGCTTTTCGTGCGTGATTAGGCGATTCACCTTAATGGAATAGCGAAAGCCTTCGGGAGCGTTGCGCCGCCAGCTTTTGACGGTGCCGAGCTTCGGCCAGCTGTAGAAGGGCGCGTTCAATTCAACCGTGTTGAAGACCGAGGTATAATGCCGAAACCAGGTGTCGGTCCGTTTCGTGTCGGGATAAAAAATCCCGCGCCAATGCCAGTAAAACCAGCCGGAGCAACCGATGTGAATCTGCACCCGGCACGGTGATGCAGGGAACGCGTGTTGCCAATCAAGGAGCGGCGGTTTGAAACCGCCGACTGAGAAAACAGCGGTTTCAAACCGCCGCTCCTTGGTAAGAATCTTGACATCGCGCGACCCCCCGAACAGCCTGCCCACATGAACTCACTGAAGCGCTTCGCGGATCCCGTTTATTGCCTTATGCGACTTGTGGTCGGCCTGCTTTTCGCCTGTCACGGTGGCCAGAAAATTCTTGGATTCCCACCCGCAGCCAAGGCGATGCAGCTCGACACCCTGGGGATGGTCGGCGGTTACATCGAACTCATCTGCGGGTTCATGATCGCGCTTGGGTTGCTGACCTGCGTTGCGGCCTTCATCGCCAGCGGCATGATGGCCGTGGCCTATTTCATGGTCCACGCGCCCAACGGGTTTTTCCCGATCGTCAATCGCGGCGAGGCGGCGGTCCTCTATTGTTTCGTCTTTTTCTTTATCTTCTTCTACGGGAGCGGAAGATTCAGCCTGGACGCGCTGCTCTTTAGACGCGGCGACTCG
The Chthoniobacterales bacterium DNA segment above includes these coding regions:
- a CDS encoding DoxX family protein, with amino-acid sequence MNSLKRFADPVYCLMRLVVGLLFACHGGQKILGFPPAAKAMQLDTLGMVGGYIELICGFMIALGLLTCVAAFIASGMMAVAYFMVHAPNGFFPIVNRGEAAVLYCFVFFFIFFYGSGRFSLDALLFRRGDSTVPPAV
- a CDS encoding DUF72 domain-containing protein, producing the protein MQIHIGCSGWFYWHWRGIFYPDTKRTDTWFRHYTSVFNTVELNAPFYSWPKLGTVKSWRRNAPEGFRYSIKVNRLITHEKRMVRTRMLVEEFCGLEKILGEKLGCFLFQFPPSYRYTASRLASIVRQLDPRYRNAVEFRHKSWWREAVYRRFRERGLIFCAVSAPRLPDDLIRTSDVIYARLHGRSRWYRHDYAGVELDECASRIESSGAREAWIYFDNDREGFAIKNARELRKRLRARGHQVA